The Heteronotia binoei isolate CCM8104 ecotype False Entrance Well chromosome 14, APGP_CSIRO_Hbin_v1, whole genome shotgun sequence genome has a window encoding:
- the MGME1 gene encoding mitochondrial genome maintenance exonuclease 1 codes for MGLSLFLNKKCCRLAMFSQELVHKEQLLRRFLTTSSCLYMNKKTSEYECVDQEKYEDLIRCVTSKNSSQTPESLFEEDNMRYGPVSKRKHLAKEADPCIPGNWVPLTNPAKNSLLQKAFFKPPLQIGLQRGKMASVTTVLQQTMPLDQAFFLERWKQKMILELGQEGFAEYTKYIFQQGKLFHAALEELLLAGENPVKEQEEHNSISGYLASIQHVLQDVSGVRALESAVQHETLQYQGLVDCVAEYRGTLCVIDWKTSGKTKPLLRNTFDNPLQIAAYVGAVNHDANYDFQVDSGLIVVAYKDGSPAHPHFMDPELCSQYWNRWLLRLEEFGEKGKDGGTG; via the exons ATGGGGCTGTCtctgtttttaaacaaaaaatgttGCAGGCTAGCCATGTTTTCACAAGAACTGGTCCACAAAGAGCAACTCCTACGCAGATTCCTTACCACCTCTTCTTGTCTTTATATGAACAAGAAAACCAGTGAGTACGAATGCGTTGACCAAGAAAAGTATGAAGATTTGATCCGCTGTGTCACATCCAAAAATAGTTCTCAAACACCCGAGTCATTATTTGAAGAAGACAATATGCGCTATGGACCTGTAAGTAAACGTAAGCACCTAGCTAAGGAGGCTGACCCATGCATTCCTGGAAACTGGGTTCCACTCACGAATCCTGCAAAGAACTCTCTGCTCCAGAAAGCCTTCTTCAAACCACCTCTGCAAATCGGTTTACAAAGGGGCAAGATGGCCAGTGTGACAACTGTTCTGCAGCAGACCATGCCTCTGGATCAGGCCTTTTTTCTGGAAAGATGGAAACAGAAAATGATTCTGGAACTTGGACAAGAGGGTTTTGCAGAATACACTAAAT atatttttcAACAAGGTAAGCTCTTCCATGCAGCCCTGGAAGAGTTACTGTTAGCTGGAGAAAACCCTGTGAAGGAGCAGGAAGAACACAACAGCATCTCTGGCTACTTAGCCAGCATACAGCACGTGCTCCAAGATGTCTCTGGAGTGAGAGCCCTTGAAAGCGCAGTACAGCATGAGACTCTTCAGTATCAAGGCCTAGTGGACTGTGTAGCAGAGTACAG AGGAACATTATGTGTCATCGACTGGAAGACTTCAGGGAAAACAAAGCCACTTCTTCGGAATACATTTGACAACCCGCTGCAGATTGCGGCATACGTAGGAGCTGTTAACCATGATGCTAATTATGACTTCCAG GTTGACAGTGGACTCATCGTGGTCGCCTACAAAGACGGTTCTCCTGCCCATCCTCACTTCATGGACCCTGAACTGTGTTCTCAGTACTGGAATAGGTGGCTGCTCCGCCTGGAGGAATtcggagagaaagggaaggacgGTGGGACTGGATGA